The Coleofasciculus sp. FACHB-1120 region GGGGATGCGACAGCGCTTCCCGTAGTCGATGACTTTGCCGCTTTGGTCGATGTCGATGTAGTCAGTGTAGACAAAACCTACCTCCGGGTTCGCCTCCAGCACGGTTGCTGTCTCTTGCACTGCTGTAGGGGCAAGCAAATCGTCGCTATCTACCAAACCGATGTAGGTGCCGGTGGTTTGCGCGATCGCTGCTTGCAAGGCGCTGACTCGCCCTTGATGTTCTGCCGCAACTACCCGAACTCTGCGATCGCGGGCTTCGTAGTCACGGGCAATTTCTACGGTTCTATCTGTAGAACCGTCATCCCACACCAGTAGCTCAAAGTCTTGCCTAGTCTGCGCCAGAATACTTTCAATCGTGGCAGCGAGATAATGCTCCCGGTTGTATGCCGTGATGACTAGGGAAATGGGTAAAAGCATGGGAAGACTCCGGAGGTGTTAACTCTCGTTGCCGAAAGTTGTGCGAGTGCTAACTAAATTATTTTATTTTCTAGAATACTCCTATGGATAGTTGCATTGGTGAAATTATTGATATCATCCCTCGTGGAGATTTACCTCACCTCTTCCTCCGAGCGGTTGAAATCACACAGCGACAGCAAGCACACAAACAAAACCTGCCGAGAGCAGGTTACAGCAGGTTCCATTTGATCGCTCGCTGAAACTCTAAAAATCTACGCCACGCTTCAAGTCCACACCTCTGTCAGCGTAATGCTTATGACAAATCATCTCTGAATGGACGCTGGCAAGGTCAAAATACGCCGGACGATTTAGACAACGCCCCGTGATAATCACTTCCGTGTCGCGGGGTTTGCGTAGCAGTGCGTCTACGATGGGTTGTTGATCCAACAGTTCTAAGTCAACGGTGGGATTGAGTTCGTCCAAGATAATCGTTTTATAAAGCCCAGACGCGATCGCTGCCCTAGCAATTTCCCAACCGCGTTCAGCTTCCACATAGTCTAGCTCTTGCTGTTGTCCGCGCCAGACAATCGCATCTTGTCCGCAGCGCTGATGATCGACTAAGTTCGGGTAACTTTGTTGCAAAGCTGCGATCGCAGCATCCTCCGTATATCCAGTCCCGCCTTTGAGCCACTGCATAATTAGCACTCGGTGCGACTGATCCTGACTAATCCCGCGCCCAATCGCCTGCAATGCTTTACCCAATGCACTGGTAGACTTGCCTTTACCGGCACCCGTATAGATTTCTATTCCCTGTAAAGGCAGGAGAACTCCGTCCCGACCTTCAGTAATCGGATGGTGCGGCTTCATCTCCGAGTGCAAATCCGCAATTTCTAGCAGTTGTTGGGGGGCAGCCCGACCTGTAACAATTACTTCCAACTCCTGCGGTTTGTGCT contains the following coding sequences:
- a CDS encoding cob(I)yrinic acid a,c-diamide adenosyltransferase, whose product is MSRMGIGIRTAQVRSERLVGQIHVYDGAGKGKSQAALGVVLRSIGLGINTDSATRVLLLRFLKGPGRSYDEDGAIAALQQGFPHLIDQVRTGRSEFFGVEEITRFDRQEAQRGWDVAKGAIASDLYSVLVLDELNPLLNLGLLPVEEVVQTLKHKPQELEVIVTGRAAPQQLLEIADLHSEMKPHHPITEGRDGVLLPLQGIEIYTGAGKGKSTSALGKALQAIGRGISQDQSHRVLIMQWLKGGTGYTEDAAIAALQQSYPNLVDHQRCGQDAIVWRGQQQELDYVEAERGWEIARAAIASGLYKTIILDELNPTVDLELLDQQPIVDALLRKPRDTEVIITGRCLNRPAYFDLASVHSEMICHKHYADRGVDLKRGVDF